From a single Natronorubrum tibetense GA33 genomic region:
- a CDS encoding winged helix-turn-helix domain-containing protein: MSASESLRHETDKRGTWDDVRELPPSAKLVAKVLEYNETMTQQQIADETLLPSRTVRYALNRLDDEHVIDSRFSFSDARKRLYSLDIEA; encoded by the coding sequence ATGAGTGCTTCAGAGTCGCTGCGACACGAGACCGACAAGCGGGGAACGTGGGACGACGTGCGGGAGCTTCCACCGAGCGCCAAACTCGTCGCGAAGGTGCTCGAGTACAACGAAACGATGACCCAACAGCAGATTGCCGACGAGACGCTGCTTCCCTCGCGGACGGTGCGCTACGCGCTGAATCGCCTCGATGACGAGCACGTGATCGACTCGCGCTTCTCGTTCTCGGACGCCCGGAAGCGCCTGTACAGTCTCGATATCGAAGCCTGA